The following are from one region of the Dehalococcoidia bacterium genome:
- the galU gene encoding UTP--glucose-1-phosphate uridylyltransferase GalU, with protein sequence MTAVRKAVVTAAGWGTRFLPATKAQPKETLPIVDKPMIQYVVEEAVAAGITQIIVVTAAGKRAIEDHFDRSFELESALAQQKSTRLLEEVRRISDLADFYYIRQKEQLGLGHAVLTARGLVGHEPFAVLLPDDIIDSQEPALKQMLRVFERVGGSVVGVERVPTDQIPSYGIVEPKPLEPRLSQILRLIEKPSIEEAPSNIGIVGRYILTPEIFECLEQVPPGKKGEIQLTDALQMLLKRQSVYAYEFEGTRYDAGTPLGLIKASVEFALKRADIGPALRQYLRDLPLDAPTATKGKAKAAPRRRR encoded by the coding sequence ATGACTGCTGTCCGTAAGGCCGTCGTCACCGCCGCGGGCTGGGGCACCCGCTTCCTCCCGGCCACCAAGGCCCAACCCAAAGAGACGCTGCCCATCGTGGACAAGCCCATGATCCAGTACGTCGTCGAAGAGGCGGTGGCCGCGGGCATCACGCAGATCATCGTGGTCACGGCGGCGGGCAAGCGCGCCATTGAGGACCACTTTGACCGCTCGTTCGAGCTTGAGAGCGCCCTTGCCCAGCAGAAGAGCACCCGCCTTTTGGAAGAGGTGCGCCGCATCTCCGACCTGGCGGACTTCTACTACATCCGCCAGAAAGAGCAGTTGGGCCTTGGCCACGCCGTGCTCACCGCCCGCGGACTGGTGGGCCACGAGCCTTTCGCCGTCCTTCTTCCGGACGACATCATTGACAGCCAGGAGCCGGCGCTCAAGCAGATGCTCCGCGTCTTCGAGCGCGTCGGCGGAAGCGTCGTCGGCGTGGAGCGCGTGCCCACGGACCAAATTCCCTCGTACGGCATCGTGGAGCCCAAACCCCTGGAGCCACGCCTGTCGCAAATCCTTCGCCTGATCGAGAAGCCATCTATAGAGGAAGCCCCGTCCAATATCGGAATCGTTGGGCGGTATATCCTGACGCCGGAGATTTTCGAGTGTCTGGAGCAGGTGCCGCCGGGCAAGAAGGGCGAAATCCAGCTTACCGACGCCCTCCAGATGCTCCTCAAGCGGCAGTCCGTCTACGCCTATGAGTTCGAGGGCACTCGGTATGACGCGGGCACGCCCCTTGGACTTATCAAGGCGTCGGTGGAGTTCGCCCTCAAACGCGCGGACATCGGGCCTGCCCTCCGGCAGTACCTCCGGGACCTGCCTCTGGACGCGCCCACCGCCACAAAGGGCAAGGCAAAGGCGGCCCCACGTCGGCGGCGGTAG
- the ispE gene encoding 4-(cytidine 5'-diphospho)-2-C-methyl-D-erythritol kinase produces the protein MGTRVNGPAPCRRVVCAACAKINLTLEVLGRRPDGYHEVRTVLQAIDLRDTLAAEASDDLTLTCDRKELEGSDNLALRAAHLLRQAAGVRAGAHLTLHKRIPVAAGLGGGSADAVAALRALDCLWGLGWPVERLASLAERLGSDVPFFLYGGTALGEGRGERLTPLPALPPHWVVVAVPAATMEGKTATLYARLTAEDRSTGQATALLTQWLRAGATGEMPRLYNAFWRHAFNTFPGVGDAWRAFMDAGAYSVHLSGAGPALFALEPDEAEARRIQGRLRAAGLVAEVCRTMDRLEPCLEQRGAT, from the coding sequence TTGGGTACGCGAGTGAACGGGCCAGCGCCATGCCGGAGGGTTGTCTGCGCCGCCTGCGCCAAGATCAACCTGACCCTGGAGGTGCTGGGGCGTCGCCCGGACGGCTACCACGAGGTGCGCACCGTGCTTCAAGCTATTGACCTGCGGGATACGCTGGCCGCGGAGGCCTCGGACGACCTGACGCTAACCTGCGATCGCAAGGAGTTGGAGGGGTCGGACAACCTGGCTCTCCGCGCGGCGCATCTGCTGCGACAGGCGGCGGGCGTAAGGGCCGGGGCGCACCTGACTCTGCACAAGCGTATTCCGGTGGCGGCGGGCCTGGGCGGTGGCTCGGCGGACGCGGTGGCGGCCCTGCGCGCGCTCGACTGTTTGTGGGGCCTGGGCTGGCCGGTGGAACGGCTGGCGTCGCTGGCGGAGCGCCTCGGCTCGGACGTGCCCTTCTTCTTATATGGAGGGACGGCCCTGGGCGAAGGTCGCGGCGAGCGGCTTACACCTCTGCCTGCGTTGCCGCCTCACTGGGTGGTGGTCGCCGTTCCGGCGGCGACTATGGAGGGCAAGACGGCCACGCTGTATGCCCGGCTGACGGCGGAAGACCGGAGCACGGGCCAGGCGACAGCCCTTCTGACGCAGTGGCTGCGCGCCGGGGCGACAGGGGAGATGCCGCGGCTGTATAACGCTTTCTGGCGTCACGCCTTTAACACGTTCCCGGGCGTCGGCGACGCCTGGCGCGCGTTCATGGACGCGGGGGCGTACTCCGTTCACCTGTCGGGCGCGGGGCCGGCGTTGTTCGCGCTGGAGCCGGACGAGGCCGAGGCGCGGCGTATTCAGGGGCGCCTCCGCGCGGCTGGCCTCGTAGCCGAGGTCTGCCGCACGATGGACCGGTTGGAGCCGTGCCTGGAGCA
- the rsmA gene encoding 16S rRNA (adenine(1518)-N(6)/adenine(1519)-N(6))-dimethyltransferase RsmA, translating to MSRRSPGQVRAASVRRTARPRKGLAQHFLTDHGALARIVDAAELGPDDIVIEVGPGRGVLTRALAARVRRVIAVELDAALCRELEREMAALGNVTIVQGDILGTDVVALLSPSGGPPPPSGGPPPPYKVVANIPYYITGAILRFFLEAARRPSRLVLLVQKEVAQSVVAGPGEMSVIGVSVQLYGSPRIMGYVPAEAFRPPPKVDSAILRIDVYVKPAAGVRDTEAFFRIVRAGFSSRRKQIRNALANGLRVDVGLAGRWLVEAGLDPTRRPQMLLVEEWARLTDVVRRHQGDQPAPNATP from the coding sequence ATGTCTAGGCGCTCGCCGGGCCAGGTGCGCGCGGCCTCTGTCCGGCGGACGGCGCGCCCCCGGAAAGGCTTGGCGCAGCACTTTCTGACGGACCACGGAGCGCTGGCCCGCATCGTGGATGCGGCAGAGCTTGGCCCTGACGACATTGTCATTGAGGTCGGCCCTGGCCGCGGCGTCCTGACCCGCGCCCTGGCCGCGCGCGTGCGGCGCGTCATCGCCGTAGAGCTGGACGCAGCGCTATGCCGCGAGCTGGAGCGAGAGATGGCGGCTCTGGGCAACGTGACGATTGTCCAGGGCGACATCCTCGGCACGGACGTGGTCGCGCTGCTGTCGCCATCGGGCGGGCCGCCGCCGCCATCGGGCGGGCCGCCGCCGCCCTACAAGGTGGTGGCCAACATTCCGTACTACATCACGGGCGCTATTCTGCGCTTCTTCTTGGAGGCCGCGCGCCGACCGTCCCGTCTGGTCCTGCTTGTGCAGAAAGAGGTCGCGCAGAGCGTGGTCGCCGGTCCGGGGGAGATGAGCGTGATAGGGGTGAGCGTGCAGCTCTACGGGAGCCCTCGGATTATGGGGTACGTGCCCGCGGAGGCGTTCCGTCCGCCGCCCAAGGTGGACTCCGCCATCCTGCGGATTGACGTGTACGTCAAGCCTGCCGCGGGAGTCCGTGACACGGAGGCGTTCTTCCGCATCGTCCGGGCCGGGTTCAGCAGTCGCCGCAAGCAGATACGGAACGCGCTGGCGAACGGACTGCGCGTGGACGTGGGCCTGGCGGGCCGCTGGCTTGTGGAGGCGGGGCTGGACCCCACGCGCCGACCGCAGATGCTGCTGGTCGAGGAGTGGGCGCGCCTGACAGACGTGGTGCGGCGCCATCAGGGCGACCAGCCGGCGCCGAACGCAACGCCGTAG